In a single window of the Priestia filamentosa genome:
- the hemH gene encoding ferrochelatase encodes MAKKMGLLVMAYGTPYKEEDIERYYTHIRRGRKPTPEMLQDLTDRYKAIGGISPLARITEEQAKKLEEHLNSIQKEVEFTSYLGLKHIEPFVEDAVAKMHEDGIEEAISLVLAPHYSSYSVKSYNGRAVEEAEKLGGLKIHPVESWYDEPKFINYWAKRIKDIFSNMSEEEREKAVLIVSAHSLPEKIIAAGDPYPDQLRRTADLIATEAGIKNYEIGWQSEGNTPDPWLGPDVQDLTRALYEEKGYTSFVYAPVGFIADHLEVLYDNDYECKVVTDEIGGKYYRPAMPNAQDEFIDGLATVVLNKVKQPK; translated from the coding sequence ATGGCAAAAAAAATGGGTTTACTTGTAATGGCTTACGGAACGCCTTACAAAGAGGAAGATATTGAACGTTATTATACTCACATTCGCAGAGGACGGAAACCAACTCCTGAAATGCTGCAGGATCTTACTGATCGCTATAAAGCAATCGGTGGAATTTCCCCGCTTGCTCGTATTACAGAAGAACAAGCGAAAAAGCTTGAAGAGCATTTAAATAGCATTCAAAAAGAAGTTGAGTTTACATCATATCTTGGTTTAAAACATATTGAACCTTTTGTTGAAGATGCAGTAGCTAAAATGCATGAAGATGGAATTGAAGAAGCAATCAGTCTTGTGCTCGCTCCTCACTACTCAAGCTATAGTGTGAAATCTTACAATGGACGGGCAGTAGAAGAAGCAGAAAAACTAGGAGGATTAAAAATTCACCCAGTTGAAAGCTGGTATGATGAGCCAAAATTCATCAACTATTGGGCGAAACGCATTAAAGATATTTTCAGTAATATGAGCGAGGAAGAACGAGAAAAGGCTGTATTAATTGTTTCGGCTCATAGCTTGCCAGAGAAAATTATCGCTGCAGGTGATCCTTATCCTGATCAACTTCGAAGAACAGCTGACCTTATCGCAACAGAAGCGGGAATTAAAAACTATGAGATTGGCTGGCAAAGCGAAGGAAATACGCCAGATCCTTGGCTTGGACCAGATGTGCAAGATTTAACTCGGGCGCTTTATGAAGAGAAAGGATATACATCCTTTGTTTATGCTCCTGTTGGATTTATAGCCGATCACCTTGAAGTTCTATACGACAATGATTATGAATGTAAAGTTGTGACAGATGAAATTGGTGGGAAATACTACAGACCAGCTATGCCAAACGCTCAAGATGAGTTTATTGATGGCTTAGCAACAGTTGTTTTAAACAAAGTAAAGCAACCAAAATAA
- the hemY gene encoding protoporphyrinogen oxidase — protein sequence MIQLSEKRQKVVIIGGGITGITAAYYLQKEIKDKKLPIDYRLIEASHRLGGKIQTMKRDGFTIERGPDSFLARKQSAARLVKEVGLGEELTNNSTGQSYVLAREKLHPIPQGAVMGIPTEISPFLTTGLFSPMGKVRAAADFILPKTKEKGDQSLGHFFRRRLGNEVVENLIEPLLSGIYAGDIDRLSLMSTFPQFYHAEQEHRSLIFGMKKITDLRQKSSSHGGKAKGQFLTLKTGLQSLVDAVEEHLEPTAVQKGVRVDSMHESDGKFHLSLSNGEKITADSVIVTTPHYAAQSLLPQCSLLQPLKDMPATSVATVAMAFPKEAVKQDINGTGFVVARNGDYTITACTWTHKKWPHTTPEGKVLLRCYVGKAGDEAVVDLSDEEIVRIVLEDLNRIMDVEGLPEFSIVSRWKRAMPQYTVGHKNTIETIYDQLEHTMPGLFLAGSSYEGLGLPDCIDQGEAAVQKVLNLLQTQQIS from the coding sequence ATGATACAATTGAGCGAAAAACGCCAAAAAGTTGTAATTATCGGTGGCGGAATTACCGGCATTACAGCTGCTTATTATTTGCAGAAAGAGATTAAAGATAAAAAACTACCGATAGATTATCGTTTAATAGAGGCAAGTCATCGTCTAGGTGGAAAAATTCAGACGATGAAGCGAGATGGTTTCACAATTGAAAGAGGTCCTGATTCCTTTTTAGCGAGAAAGCAAAGTGCAGCAAGACTCGTAAAAGAAGTAGGTCTTGGAGAAGAACTTACAAATAACTCTACAGGTCAATCTTACGTTTTAGCAAGGGAGAAGCTGCACCCTATTCCACAAGGAGCTGTAATGGGCATTCCAACTGAAATTTCTCCGTTTCTTACAACCGGATTATTCAGTCCAATGGGAAAAGTAAGAGCTGCAGCAGATTTCATTCTACCTAAAACAAAAGAAAAAGGAGATCAGTCGCTTGGTCACTTTTTTAGACGTCGTTTAGGCAACGAAGTTGTGGAAAATTTAATTGAACCGCTTTTATCTGGTATATACGCAGGAGATATTGATCGACTAAGCCTTATGTCGACTTTTCCTCAGTTTTATCATGCAGAGCAAGAGCACCGAAGCCTTATTTTTGGAATGAAAAAAATCACAGATCTCCGTCAAAAGTCATCTTCACATGGTGGAAAAGCAAAAGGGCAGTTCTTAACACTAAAAACCGGTTTGCAATCTCTTGTGGATGCAGTCGAAGAACATTTAGAGCCTACTGCTGTTCAAAAAGGAGTTCGAGTAGATTCTATGCATGAGTCAGATGGTAAATTTCATCTTTCATTAAGTAACGGAGAGAAAATTACCGCAGATAGCGTTATTGTGACAACACCTCACTATGCTGCTCAATCACTTCTTCCTCAATGCTCTCTTTTACAGCCGCTAAAGGACATGCCTGCCACAAGCGTTGCAACAGTTGCAATGGCTTTTCCAAAAGAAGCTGTCAAACAAGACATTAATGGAACAGGGTTTGTTGTAGCTCGAAATGGTGACTATACTATAACAGCATGCACATGGACACATAAGAAATGGCCGCACACAACTCCAGAAGGTAAAGTATTGCTTCGTTGCTATGTTGGAAAAGCAGGTGATGAAGCTGTTGTAGATTTATCTGATGAAGAAATTGTACGGATTGTACTGGAAGATTTAAATCGAATTATGGATGTTGAAGGTCTTCCTGAGTTTTCTATTGTCTCACGCTGGAAACGAGCAATGCCTCAATATACAGTTGGCCATAAAAACACAATTGAAACAATTTATGATCAGCTTGAGCATACAATGCCAGGATTATTTTTAGCAGGCAGTTCTTATGAAGGACTAGGTTTGCCAGACTGTATTGATCAAGGTGAAGCAGCTGTTCAAAAGGTGCTTAATCTCCTACAGACACAACAAATTTCTTAA
- the yhfH gene encoding protein YhfH — MIEKITEFFRNLPPKKCRDCGNTIEEQHECYGNTCNNCLNIK, encoded by the coding sequence ATGATCGAAAAGATTACAGAATTTTTCAGAAATTTACCACCTAAAAAATGCCGAGATTGTGGAAATACAATAGAAGAGCAGCATGAATGTTATGGAAATACGTGTAATAACTGTTTAAATATCAAATAA
- a CDS encoding MBL fold metallo-hydrolase → MKVTTVGYWGGYPAKGEATTSYLFEYDGFNLLVDCGSGALAQLQNYIEPFELNAVIISHYHHDHVADVGVLQYALKIQGSLGNKRNPLPIYGHTYNMDGFHSLTSEGDTVGKEYNPEEELQIGPFHIEFLKTKHPVPCFAMKIQAEEKTVVFTADSSYQDEFIPFSTNADLLICECNFYKGQNGEGPGHMTSEEAGFIAKEANVKHLLLSHLPHFGDINCLKEEAQELFKGNVELAYSGFTWNT, encoded by the coding sequence ATGAAGGTAACAACAGTTGGATATTGGGGTGGTTATCCTGCTAAAGGAGAAGCAACAACCTCTTATTTATTTGAATACGATGGCTTTAATCTTCTTGTAGACTGCGGAAGCGGAGCATTAGCACAGCTTCAAAATTACATAGAACCATTTGAGCTTAATGCTGTTATCATTTCACACTATCATCATGATCACGTTGCAGATGTTGGTGTTTTACAATATGCCTTAAAGATTCAAGGGAGTCTTGGAAACAAACGCAATCCATTGCCGATTTATGGACATACTTATAATATGGATGGCTTTCATTCTTTAACAAGTGAAGGAGATACAGTTGGAAAAGAATATAATCCAGAAGAAGAATTACAAATTGGACCTTTTCACATTGAGTTTTTAAAAACAAAACATCCTGTTCCATGCTTTGCGATGAAAATTCAAGCGGAAGAAAAAACAGTGGTGTTTACAGCTGATTCAAGCTATCAAGACGAGTTTATTCCTTTTTCAACAAATGCTGACTTACTTATTTGTGAATGTAACTTTTATAAGGGGCAAAATGGAGAAGGTCCTGGTCATATGACAAGTGAAGAAGCTGGATTTATCGCAAAAGAAGCGAACGTTAAACACCTACTGCTCTCTCATCTCCCTCATTTTGGAGATATTAACTGTTTGAAAGAAGAAGCTCAAGAGTTATTTAAAGGAAATGTAGAGCTTGCTTATAGCGGATTCACATGGAATACATAA
- a CDS encoding lipoate--protein ligase: MLYIDNNNITDPRINLAIEEYILKHLDIEETYLLFYINEPSIIIGKNQNTIEEINTKYVEEQGLHVVRRLSGGGAVYHDLGNLNFSFITKDDGESFHNFKKFTEPVIQALEKLGVDAELSGRNDIIAQGRKISGNAQFSTKGRMFSHGTLLLDSEIENVVSALKVKKDKIESKGIKSIRSRVANISEFLEQKLTTEEFKQLILNYIFDGEENIQRYELTEEDWKKINEISKERYQNWDWNYGKSPKFNLQHSNRFPVGQIDVRLEVKKGQVEQCKIFGDFFGVGNVEEIEEKLTGIRYERQEVAKALDDVDIKHYFGNVTKEEFIDLVY; this comes from the coding sequence ATGCTTTATATTGACAATAACAATATTACAGATCCAAGAATTAACTTAGCTATTGAAGAGTACATTTTAAAACATTTAGATATCGAAGAAACGTACCTTCTATTTTACATTAATGAACCATCTATCATTATCGGGAAAAACCAGAACACAATCGAGGAGATTAATACTAAATATGTGGAGGAACAAGGCTTACATGTTGTTCGTCGTTTATCTGGTGGCGGTGCTGTGTATCATGATTTAGGAAACTTAAACTTTAGTTTTATTACAAAAGATGATGGAGAGAGCTTTCATAACTTTAAGAAGTTTACAGAGCCTGTAATTCAAGCCTTAGAAAAATTAGGTGTAGATGCAGAGCTTAGCGGTCGTAATGATATTATTGCCCAAGGACGAAAGATTTCCGGGAATGCCCAATTTTCAACAAAAGGACGTATGTTTAGTCATGGTACACTTCTTTTAGATTCAGAGATTGAAAATGTTGTTTCTGCATTAAAAGTGAAAAAAGATAAAATTGAATCAAAAGGAATCAAATCCATTAGAAGTCGAGTAGCGAATATAAGTGAATTTTTAGAGCAAAAATTAACAACGGAAGAATTTAAACAGCTTATTCTAAACTATATTTTCGATGGAGAAGAGAACATACAGCGCTATGAACTTACTGAAGAAGATTGGAAAAAAATTAACGAAATATCAAAAGAACGTTACCAAAACTGGGATTGGAACTACGGCAAATCACCAAAGTTCAACCTTCAACATTCAAACCGTTTTCCAGTTGGACAAATTGATGTTCGTCTTGAAGTGAAAAAAGGACAAGTTGAGCAATGTAAAATCTTTGGAGATTTCTTTGGAGTTGGAAATGTAGAGGAAATTGAAGAGAAGCTTACAGGGATCCGTTATGAGCGTCAGGAGGTTGCTAAAGCCCTCGATGATGTTGATATTAAACATTATTTTGGAAATGTAACAAAAGAGGAATTTATTGATCTTGTGTACTAA
- a CDS encoding long-chain-fatty-acid--CoA ligase, producing the protein MNILQNLTMKTQEDGEKTAYKYKDYIVSYKMLDEQATKFASGLQTLGVQKGEHVALLLNNSYHFIVSLYGVLRAGAVAVPINPLYTKSEIQYILQDSDVKTVISINSLLNSLEREPYLKNIIVCPTEKLAEADSFHVSKRLKGKVHTFTEVLHLLERTLLPIPIDGEDVAMILYTSGTTGKPKGAMLTHTNIYSNARDTSTYLNIAKSDRIIAVLPMFHVFCLTVCINAPLIAGATILILPKFSPSQVFSYISTEKATIFAGVPTMYNFLCQYENGTREALESLRLCVSGGSSMPGALLREFEEKFQISIREGYGLSEASPVTCFNPPRSTIQKEGSVGVSIVNVENKVVDGQGEEVPFGEIGELIVKGPNVMKGYYKLEEETRHIIKDGWLYTGDLARMDEDGYIYIVDRKKDLIIVGGYNVYPREVEERLYEHEAVVEAAVIGEKDETYGEVVKAYVVTKKVVSEEEILGFCKTHLAPYKVPQNIVFLDELPKNTTGKILRRALKKKLSEEEATHL; encoded by the coding sequence ATGAACATATTACAAAATTTAACGATGAAAACACAAGAAGATGGTGAGAAAACAGCTTACAAATATAAAGATTACATTGTTTCGTATAAGATGTTAGATGAACAAGCAACAAAGTTTGCCTCAGGCCTTCAAACGCTAGGAGTTCAAAAAGGTGAGCATGTAGCACTTCTTTTAAATAATTCATATCATTTTATTGTGTCACTATATGGAGTACTTCGAGCAGGGGCTGTTGCTGTGCCTATTAATCCACTTTATACGAAAAGTGAAATTCAATATATCTTACAAGACAGTGATGTAAAAACAGTGATTTCAATCAATAGTTTACTGAACTCCTTAGAGCGAGAACCTTACTTGAAGAATATTATTGTTTGTCCAACAGAAAAACTTGCAGAAGCTGACTCTTTTCATGTATCTAAACGGCTTAAGGGAAAGGTACATACGTTCACAGAAGTTCTGCATCTGCTTGAACGTACATTGCTTCCTATTCCAATCGATGGAGAAGATGTAGCAATGATTTTGTATACATCTGGAACAACTGGGAAACCAAAAGGAGCGATGCTGACCCATACTAATATCTACAGCAATGCGAGAGATACGTCCACATACTTAAATATAGCGAAGTCTGACCGTATTATCGCCGTTTTACCAATGTTCCATGTTTTCTGTTTAACAGTTTGTATTAACGCACCGCTTATAGCAGGTGCTACAATTTTGATTCTTCCAAAATTCAGTCCTTCTCAAGTCTTTTCGTATATTAGTACAGAAAAAGCAACCATCTTTGCAGGAGTACCAACAATGTATAACTTTCTTTGTCAATACGAAAATGGGACAAGAGAAGCATTAGAAAGTCTACGTCTGTGTGTTTCTGGAGGATCATCAATGCCTGGTGCTTTGCTACGCGAATTTGAAGAGAAGTTCCAAATATCGATTAGAGAAGGATATGGACTTTCAGAAGCTTCGCCTGTAACTTGTTTTAACCCTCCTAGGAGCACCATACAAAAGGAAGGATCTGTGGGAGTTAGTATTGTAAATGTGGAAAATAAAGTTGTAGATGGACAAGGTGAAGAAGTACCATTTGGGGAAATAGGCGAGCTTATTGTGAAAGGCCCCAATGTCATGAAAGGCTATTATAAGCTTGAAGAAGAAACAAGGCACATTATAAAAGATGGCTGGCTATATACAGGTGACTTAGCCCGTATGGATGAAGACGGATATATTTATATTGTTGATCGTAAAAAAGATTTAATTATTGTTGGTGGATATAATGTTTATCCAAGAGAAGTTGAAGAACGGTTGTACGAACATGAAGCTGTCGTTGAAGCCGCTGTTATAGGGGAAAAAGATGAGACGTATGGCGAAGTTGTAAAAGCGTATGTTGTAACGAAAAAGGTCGTGTCAGAAGAAGAGATTTTAGGATTTTGCAAAACACATCTTGCTCCATATAAAGTTCCACAGAATATTGTATTTTTAGATGAACTGCCTAAGAATACAACAGGAAAGATTTTGCGAAGAGCTTTAAAAAAGAAGCTTTCAGAAGAGGAAGCAACTCATTTATAA
- a CDS encoding M48 family metallopeptidase, with amino-acid sequence MKKKFIIVFLFFIVYGLALWGYLYGASAEIPHELQGTSVDPQTFMTSKELLLSEEYSTIRNFLSLLSAPYEWLILLFLLMWGWSKTFNIWAEKISKRNFMQTVIYLFWLSLATLILSAPLQWVRYKLSLKYGISVQSLHDWIKEQVIDFWFNYILMIIIIHVIYMLIRYTKKRWWFYTWILSIPFTLFLTFIQPVVIAPLYDDFSPLQNKQLEEKILRLADKANIPADHVYEVDKSEETNALNAYVTGIGSNSRIVLWDTTLERLTDNEILFIMAHEMGHYTMKHVYYGLLGSLVLSLVGLYLVHKIIGSLYMRYKKKIEISSLGSLATVPLLLLIISMLSFAASPLTNYVSRVHEKKADEYAIELIEDKEAAVSSFQKLSKAGLSQVNPPSLVKFFQYTHPPMLERMQYIQQHK; translated from the coding sequence GTGAAAAAAAAGTTTATTATTGTTTTTCTTTTTTTTATTGTTTACGGACTTGCTCTATGGGGGTATCTGTATGGAGCAAGTGCAGAGATTCCACATGAGCTACAAGGAACAAGCGTTGATCCACAAACGTTTATGACATCAAAAGAACTGCTGTTAAGCGAGGAATATTCCACAATCCGTAATTTCTTATCGCTTTTATCAGCACCATATGAATGGCTCATTCTGCTCTTTTTGCTCATGTGGGGGTGGTCAAAGACGTTCAATATTTGGGCGGAAAAAATAAGTAAACGCAATTTTATGCAAACGGTTATTTACCTCTTCTGGTTATCACTTGCAACACTTATTCTAAGTGCTCCATTACAATGGGTCCGCTATAAATTGTCATTAAAATACGGAATTTCTGTTCAATCTTTGCATGATTGGATCAAAGAACAAGTTATTGATTTTTGGTTTAATTATATCCTAATGATTATTATTATTCATGTGATCTATATGCTTATTCGTTATACAAAAAAACGATGGTGGTTCTATACGTGGATTTTATCAATTCCATTTACCTTATTTTTAACTTTTATTCAACCTGTTGTTATTGCTCCTCTTTATGATGATTTTTCTCCACTTCAAAATAAACAATTAGAAGAAAAGATTCTCCGCTTAGCAGACAAAGCAAATATCCCAGCAGACCATGTCTATGAGGTGGATAAATCTGAGGAAACAAATGCTCTTAATGCATATGTCACAGGAATTGGCTCTAACTCAAGAATTGTGTTATGGGACACAACCCTAGAACGTTTAACAGACAATGAAATTTTATTTATTATGGCACATGAAATGGGTCATTACACAATGAAGCATGTTTATTACGGATTGCTTGGATCGCTCGTTTTGTCGCTTGTTGGATTGTATCTTGTACACAAAATAATCGGGAGTTTGTATATGCGCTATAAGAAGAAAATAGAGATTTCTTCTCTTGGTTCGCTTGCAACCGTTCCTTTACTTCTTCTCATTATTTCGATGCTTAGTTTTGCTGCAAGTCCGTTAACAAACTATGTATCACGCGTTCACGAGAAGAAAGCAGATGAGTATGCTATCGAACTTATTGAAGATAAAGAAGCGGCAGTAAGTTCGTTTCAAAAGCTTTCAAAAGCAGGTCTTAGTCAAGTTAATCCACCATCTCTTGTGAAGTTTTTTCAGTACACACATCCTCCAATGTTAGAGAGAATGCAATATATTCAACAACACAAATAA
- the aceA gene encoding isocitrate lyase, with translation MKDLRVQKLEQSWKNDKRWEGITRPYSAEDVIKLRGSIDIEYTLAKNGAEKLWKGLHEEQFINALGALTGNQAVQQVKAGLKAIYLSGWQVAADANLSGHMYPDQSLYPANSVPSVVKRINQALQRADQIQHLEGEGEIDYFAPIVADAEAGFGGQLNVFELMKGMIESGASGVHFEDQLSSEKKCGHLGGKVLLPTQTAVKNLIAARLAADVMGVPTLVIARTDADAADLITSDIDPVDQKFIASEERTPEGFYRTKAGIDQAIARGLAYAPYADLVWCETSEPSLEQAEKFAKAIHEEFPGKMLAYNCSPSFNWKKKLDQETIEEFQREIAKMGYKFQFVTLAGFHSLNHSMFELARKYKTRGMGAYSELQQAEFASEKHGYSATRHQREVGTGYFDQVSQIVTGGTSSTTALKGSTEESQFTEA, from the coding sequence ATGAAAGATTTACGCGTACAAAAATTAGAACAAAGCTGGAAAAACGATAAAAGATGGGAAGGTATTACACGCCCATATTCAGCAGAAGATGTTATTAAGCTTAGAGGATCGATTGATATTGAATATACGCTCGCAAAGAACGGAGCCGAAAAACTTTGGAAAGGTCTCCATGAAGAACAATTTATTAATGCTTTAGGAGCTTTGACAGGAAATCAAGCTGTACAGCAAGTAAAAGCAGGATTGAAAGCTATTTACTTAAGCGGCTGGCAAGTTGCCGCTGATGCAAACCTTTCAGGACATATGTATCCAGATCAGAGTTTATATCCAGCAAACAGTGTACCAAGTGTTGTGAAGAGAATTAACCAAGCTCTTCAGCGTGCAGATCAAATTCAGCATCTTGAAGGAGAAGGGGAAATTGATTACTTTGCTCCTATCGTAGCAGATGCAGAAGCAGGATTTGGTGGTCAGTTAAACGTTTTTGAATTGATGAAAGGAATGATTGAGTCTGGAGCATCAGGGGTTCATTTTGAAGACCAACTTTCATCAGAAAAGAAATGTGGCCACCTTGGTGGAAAAGTACTCCTTCCAACTCAAACAGCTGTGAAAAATTTAATAGCAGCGCGTTTAGCAGCAGATGTGATGGGAGTACCAACGCTTGTTATTGCACGCACAGATGCAGATGCAGCTGATTTGATTACGAGTGATATTGACCCTGTTGACCAGAAATTTATTGCGAGCGAAGAAAGAACACCAGAAGGTTTCTATCGCACAAAAGCAGGTATTGATCAAGCAATTGCTAGGGGCTTAGCATATGCTCCATATGCTGACTTAGTATGGTGCGAAACATCTGAACCAAGTTTAGAACAAGCGGAAAAATTTGCAAAAGCAATACATGAGGAATTCCCAGGTAAGATGCTTGCTTACAATTGTTCGCCATCTTTCAACTGGAAGAAGAAATTAGATCAAGAAACAATTGAAGAGTTTCAGCGTGAAATCGCAAAAATGGGCTACAAGTTCCAATTTGTTACTCTTGCAGGATTCCATTCTTTAAATCACAGCATGTTTGAGTTAGCGCGAAAATATAAAACGCGCGGTATGGGAGCCTATTCAGAGCTTCAACAAGCAGAATTTGCAAGTGAAAAACATGGCTATAGTGCAACAAGACATCAGCGCGAAGTTGGCACAGGATATTTTGATCAAGTATCTCAGATTGTTACAGGTGGTACGTCTTCAACAACAGCTTTAAAAGGCTCAACAGAAGAATCACAGTTTACTGAAGCATAA
- a CDS encoding IDEAL domain-containing protein: MILIKNENSYTEMMKSLAHSRRNRKDENLLQMYIQMVIDDSLFKRKKEILETEINNALDTGDQQTFYKLAEKYAALMKSTT; the protein is encoded by the coding sequence GTGATTCTCATTAAAAACGAAAATTCTTACACTGAGATGATGAAGTCGCTAGCCCATTCACGGAGAAACAGAAAGGACGAAAACCTGTTACAGATGTACATCCAAATGGTTATTGATGATTCCCTTTTCAAACGCAAAAAAGAGATTTTGGAAACAGAGATTAATAACGCTTTAGACACAGGTGATCAGCAAACGTTCTACAAGTTAGCCGAGAAATATGCAGCCCTTATGAAAAGCACAACATAG
- a CDS encoding TVP38/TMEM64 family protein, producing MEEAWALNEVEHFFTLENILDLLNKYQSFGLLPGILLPFLEAFIPILPLFVFVVANSAAFGLWLGFLISWLGAVGGALCVFLLVRKYGQRRIFNFLHRHQQVRRVMDWLERHGFGPLFIMLCFPFTPSAAINVVAGLSRVSMAQFALAVMAGKMVMIFAISYIGEDIGSFFREPLKTVIVLAVIVILWIVGKRIEIHLNTKTGYKQRKRERG from the coding sequence ATGGAGGAAGCTTGGGCATTGAATGAAGTAGAGCATTTTTTTACACTAGAGAACATTTTAGACTTGCTTAATAAATATCAGTCATTTGGTCTTTTACCTGGTATTTTGCTACCCTTCCTTGAAGCTTTTATTCCAATCTTGCCGCTGTTTGTTTTTGTTGTAGCTAATTCGGCGGCATTTGGACTGTGGCTAGGGTTTCTTATATCTTGGCTCGGAGCAGTAGGAGGAGCACTTTGCGTATTTTTACTTGTCAGGAAATATGGACAGCGACGCATTTTCAATTTTCTACATCGCCATCAGCAAGTGCGCCGCGTCATGGATTGGCTCGAGCGTCACGGCTTTGGTCCTTTGTTTATTATGCTATGCTTTCCTTTTACTCCTTCAGCAGCCATCAATGTCGTTGCAGGGCTATCCCGTGTTAGTATGGCTCAGTTTGCCTTAGCCGTTATGGCGGGGAAAATGGTTATGATTTTTGCGATAAGCTATATTGGAGAAGATATCGGATCATTTTTTAGAGAGCCTCTTAAAACAGTTATTGTACTTGCTGTTATCGTAATCCTGTGGATTGTAGGAAAGCGAATTGAAATTCATCTAAATACGAAAACAGGCTATAAGCAACGAAAGCGAGAAAGAGGATAA
- a CDS encoding alpha/beta fold hydrolase, with protein sequence MKKVLLKKTTLSNGETLGYREREGGSVPLLLIHGNMTSSKHFDTFLEKADEKYKIYALDLRGFGESTYNTRVEDIRDFAKDVKLFVDQIHLKDFALLGWSLGGGVCLQYAALYPDDCHHLILISSVSTRGYPLYEMDELGRPNVNHRLSTREEVEGDSRIAPMVTAYETKNYPFLRAVWDSLVYVYEKPEEERYQSYLEDMTTQRNLADVYYSLNSFNLSNDHNGLKEGSNEVQNIQIPVLILYGDKDYVITQKMTREITVDLGEFGTYVELNKCGHSPLVDALDQVLHEMNHFLNKKEG encoded by the coding sequence ATGAAGAAAGTGCTACTGAAAAAGACAACGCTTTCGAATGGAGAAACATTAGGATACCGAGAGCGGGAAGGAGGATCGGTTCCTTTATTACTCATCCATGGAAATATGACATCATCGAAGCATTTTGATACCTTTTTAGAAAAAGCGGATGAAAAATATAAGATTTATGCGCTTGATCTAAGAGGATTTGGTGAATCCACTTATAATACACGAGTTGAAGATATACGTGACTTTGCGAAAGATGTAAAACTTTTTGTTGATCAAATTCACCTGAAAGATTTTGCACTTCTTGGGTGGTCACTTGGTGGAGGAGTTTGCTTACAGTATGCGGCACTTTATCCAGATGACTGTCATCATCTTATTTTAATATCATCTGTCTCGACTAGAGGATATCCACTTTATGAGATGGACGAGTTAGGAAGGCCTAATGTAAATCACCGTCTTTCAACTAGAGAAGAAGTTGAGGGAGATAGTCGGATTGCTCCAATGGTAACAGCTTATGAGACGAAAAACTATCCCTTTCTCCGAGCTGTATGGGATTCGCTTGTTTATGTATATGAGAAACCGGAAGAAGAACGATATCAATCCTATTTAGAAGATATGACAACACAGCGCAATTTAGCAGACGTTTATTATAGCTTAAATTCCTTCAATTTAAGTAACGATCATAACGGGCTTAAGGAAGGAAGTAATGAAGTTCAAAACATTCAAATACCTGTTTTAATCCTTTATGGAGACAAGGATTATGTTATCACACAAAAAATGACAAGGGAAATTACTGTTGACCTAGGTGAATTTGGCACATATGTGGAATTAAATAAGTGTGGACATTCTCCACTTGTCGATGCACTTGATCAAGTTCTCCATGAAATGAATCACTTTCTAAATAAAAAAGAGGGGTGA